A single region of the Pseudomonas sp. VD-NE ins genome encodes:
- a CDS encoding imelysin family protein, protein MFRPKLLFTSLAALALGACSPQDPQAVTSAAIAKSVILPTYTRWVEADKQLAVSALAYCQGKETLETARADFLHAQKAWAELQPLLIGPLAEGNRSWQVQFWPDKKNLVGRQVEQLVVAQPQIDAAALAKSSVVVQGLSAYEYILFDAKPDVANAEQKAKYCPLLIAIGERQKQLAEEILQGWNNSDGMLAQMTKFPNQRYADSHEAIADLLRVQVTALDTLKKKLGTPMGRQSKGVPQPFQADAWRSQSSLTALEASLAAAKTVWEGVDNKGLRGLLPAEQKPLADKIDAAYAASLKLFDSTQRSLGEMLEDDAGRQQLNDIYDSLNVVHRLHEGELAKALGIQLGFNANDGD, encoded by the coding sequence ATGTTCCGTCCCAAGCTACTGTTCACCAGCCTCGCCGCGCTCGCCCTCGGCGCCTGCTCGCCGCAGGATCCGCAAGCGGTCACCTCGGCGGCCATCGCCAAATCGGTGATCCTGCCGACCTACACCCGTTGGGTCGAAGCCGACAAGCAACTGGCGGTCAGCGCCCTCGCCTACTGCCAGGGCAAAGAAACCCTGGAGACCGCGCGCGCCGACTTCCTGCACGCACAGAAAGCCTGGGCCGAGTTGCAACCGCTGCTGATCGGCCCGTTGGCCGAGGGCAACCGTTCGTGGCAGGTGCAGTTCTGGCCGGACAAGAAGAACCTCGTTGGCCGTCAGGTCGAACAACTGGTGGTCGCCCAGCCGCAGATCGATGCCGCCGCTTTGGCTAAATCCAGTGTGGTCGTGCAAGGCCTTTCGGCTTACGAATACATCCTCTTCGACGCCAAGCCTGACGTGGCCAATGCCGAACAGAAAGCCAAGTACTGCCCGCTGCTGATCGCCATCGGCGAGCGCCAGAAGCAATTGGCTGAAGAGATTCTGCAAGGCTGGAACAACAGCGACGGCATGCTTGCGCAGATGACCAAGTTCCCCAACCAGCGCTACGCCGACTCCCACGAAGCGATCGCCGATCTGCTGCGGGTGCAGGTCACCGCGCTGGATACCCTGAAGAAAAAACTCGGCACGCCAATGGGCCGCCAGAGCAAGGGCGTGCCACAGCCGTTCCAGGCCGATGCATGGCGCAGCCAGTCGTCCCTGACCGCGCTGGAAGCCAGCCTCGCCGCTGCCAAAACCGTGTGGGAAGGCGTCGACAACAAAGGCCTGCGCGGTCTGTTGCCGGCTGAGCAAAAGCCATTGGCCGACAAGATCGATGCCGCTTATGCCGCTTCGCTGAAACTGTTCGACAGCACCCAGCGTTCGCTCGGCGAAATGCTTGAAGACGACGCCGGTCGTCAGCAACTCAACGACATCTACGACAGCCTCAACGTCGTCCACCGCCTGCACGAAGGCGAACTGGCCAAGGCGCTGGGCATCCAACTAGGCTTCAACGCCAACGACGGTGACTGA
- a CDS encoding imelysin family protein: protein MIRMPLATASLLAIAISLAGCGEGKDKAAAPAAPTPAASTTAPAAAPAAAGKVDEAAAKAVVAHYADMVFAVYSDAESTAKTLQTAVDAFLAKPNADTLKAAKAAWVAARVPYLQSEVFRFGNTIIDDWEGQVNAWPLDEGLIDYVDKSYEHALGNPGATANIIANTEVQVGEDKVDVKDITPEKLASLNELGGSEANVATGYHAIEFLLWGQDLNGTGPGAGNRPASDYLEGAGATGGHNDRRRAYLKSVTQLLVSDLEEMVGNWKPNVADNYRATLEAEPGETGLRKMLFGMGSLSLGELAGERMKVSLEANSPEDEQDCFSDNTHNSHFYDAKGIRNVYLGEYTRVDGTKMTGASLSSLVAKADPAADTALKADLAATEAKIQVMVDHANKGEHYDQLIAAGNTAGNQIVRDAIASLVKQTGSIEAAAGKLGISDLNPDNADHEF, encoded by the coding sequence ATGATTCGTATGCCTCTGGCTACCGCCAGTCTGCTGGCCATCGCTATTTCCCTCGCCGGTTGCGGCGAAGGCAAAGACAAGGCTGCCGCTCCGGCCGCGCCGACGCCAGCCGCCAGCACCACCGCTCCTGCGGCTGCTCCTGCCGCTGCCGGTAAAGTCGACGAAGCCGCCGCCAAGGCTGTGGTCGCGCACTACGCCGACATGGTCTTCGCCGTTTACAGCGATGCCGAATCTACCGCGAAAACCCTGCAAACCGCCGTCGATGCTTTCCTCGCCAAGCCGAACGCCGACACCCTGAAAGCCGCCAAGGCTGCCTGGGTCGCCGCGCGCGTTCCGTACCTGCAGAGCGAAGTGTTCCGCTTCGGCAACACCATCATCGACGATTGGGAAGGTCAGGTTAACGCCTGGCCGCTGGACGAGGGTCTGATCGACTACGTCGACAAATCCTACGAGCACGCTCTGGGTAACCCGGGCGCCACCGCCAACATCATCGCCAACACCGAAGTTCAGGTCGGCGAAGACAAGGTCGACGTCAAAGACATCACCCCGGAAAAACTCGCCAGCCTCAACGAGCTGGGCGGCTCCGAGGCCAACGTCGCCACCGGCTACCACGCCATCGAATTCCTGCTCTGGGGCCAGGACCTCAACGGCACCGGCCCTGGCGCTGGCAACCGTCCTGCGTCCGACTACCTCGAAGGCGCCGGCGCCACTGGCGGCCACAACGATCGTCGTCGTGCCTACCTGAAGTCCGTGACCCAATTGCTGGTCAGCGATCTGGAAGAAATGGTTGGTAACTGGAAGCCGAACGTGGCTGACAACTACCGCGCCACTCTGGAAGCCGAGCCGGGCGAAACCGGTCTGCGCAAAATGCTCTTCGGCATGGGCAGCCTGTCGCTGGGCGAACTGGCAGGCGAGCGCATGAAGGTGTCCCTGGAAGCCAACTCCCCTGAAGACGAGCAGGATTGCTTCAGCGACAACACCCACAACTCGCACTTCTACGATGCCAAAGGCATTCGTAACGTCTACCTGGGCGAGTACACCCGTGTTGACGGCACCAAGATGACCGGCGCCAGCCTGTCGTCGCTGGTGGCCAAGGCTGACCCGGCGGCCGACACCGCGCTGAAAGCCGATCTGGCTGCCACCGAGGCCAAGATCCAGGTCATGGTCGATCACGCCAACAAGGGTGAGCACTACGACCAGTTGATCGCTGCCGGCAACACCGCTGGCAACCAGATCGTTCGCGACGCGATCGCGTCCCTGGTCAAGCAGACCGGTTCGATCGAAGCCGCTGCCGGCAAACTGGGCATCAGCGACCTGAACCCGGACAACGCTGATCACGAGTTCTGA
- a CDS encoding class I SAM-dependent methyltransferase — protein MAGPIKLDFSEKYDDQHAQKYLRKHKESLGRRLSHWRDEQMARKALASVGEPGLVLDLPCGAGRFWPLLGEKTNRVIIGADNSESMIKTAMQSQPADVVKRVQPLHTSAFDIALPDNAVDSIFCMRLLHHIGEAEHRRAILREFERVTRDSVIVSLWVDGNFKAWKRQRAERNRDKREYQNRFVLPAATVEKEFEEAGFRIQEQLDFIPLYAMWRVYVLRKR, from the coding sequence ATGGCCGGTCCGATCAAACTCGATTTTTCCGAGAAGTACGACGATCAACACGCGCAGAAATACCTGCGCAAGCACAAAGAAAGCCTTGGACGTCGTCTCTCCCATTGGCGTGACGAACAGATGGCCCGCAAGGCGCTGGCGTCGGTGGGTGAACCGGGACTGGTGCTGGATCTGCCTTGCGGTGCCGGGCGTTTCTGGCCCTTGTTGGGCGAAAAGACCAACCGGGTGATTATCGGCGCGGACAATTCCGAGTCGATGATCAAGACGGCAATGCAGTCGCAACCGGCCGATGTGGTGAAACGGGTACAACCCTTGCACACATCTGCCTTCGACATTGCCTTGCCTGACAACGCCGTCGACAGCATTTTCTGCATGCGTCTGCTCCACCACATCGGTGAAGCCGAGCATCGCCGGGCGATTCTGCGCGAATTCGAGCGCGTAACCCGGGACAGTGTGATCGTTTCGTTGTGGGTCGATGGCAATTTCAAAGCCTGGAAACGCCAGCGAGCCGAGCGCAACCGTGACAAACGCGAGTATCAGAATCGCTTTGTGTTACCGGCCGCTACGGTGGAAAAGGAGTTCGAGGAAGCAGGTTTTCGGATTCAGGAACAACTGGACTTTATTCCGCTCTACGCCATGTGGCGGGTTTACGTATTACGCAAGAGGTAA
- a CDS encoding efflux RND transporter periplasmic adaptor subunit codes for MLRRRMLIMLGVVLLIVLVLGGYKAFSIYTMIQGFSKPKPPISVAVANATERPWQMRLPTVGSLKALQGVDLSLEVAGTVTELKFESGQKVKAGQPLLQLDSAVEAALLETAKADLGLAQLDFGRGSQLVDSRAISKGEYDRLSAVLQKNKATVNQLNAALAKKHILAPFSGTIGIRQVDIGDYLASGTKIATLQDLSSLYADFYLPEQSIPKLAIGQPVQISVSAYPGQNFAGKISAINPIVESTTRNILIRATLANPDGKLLPGMFASLEVLLPDPQKHIVVPESAITYTLYGNSIYVVGQKKAEDGSLEKDDKGQPVLIAERRFIETGERRDGLVMINKGVQNGEQVVTAGQIKLDNGAHIAISDDKTLGEQNSPPRAD; via the coding sequence ATGCTGCGTCGCCGCATGCTGATCATGTTGGGTGTTGTTTTGTTGATCGTCCTGGTGCTGGGCGGGTACAAAGCCTTTTCGATCTACACGATGATCCAGGGCTTTTCCAAGCCGAAACCGCCGATCAGCGTCGCCGTGGCCAACGCCACCGAACGCCCGTGGCAGATGCGCCTGCCCACCGTCGGCAGCCTCAAGGCACTGCAAGGCGTCGACCTGAGTCTTGAGGTCGCCGGCACTGTCACCGAGCTCAAATTCGAATCCGGACAGAAGGTCAAGGCCGGGCAACCGCTGCTGCAACTCGACAGCGCCGTCGAAGCAGCACTGCTGGAGACCGCCAAGGCCGATCTGGGTCTTGCGCAACTGGACTTCGGCCGAGGCAGCCAACTGGTCGACAGCCGCGCCATTTCCAAAGGCGAGTACGACCGCCTCTCCGCCGTGCTGCAAAAGAACAAAGCCACGGTCAATCAGCTCAACGCAGCGCTGGCGAAAAAGCACATTCTCGCGCCGTTCAGCGGCACCATCGGCATCCGCCAGGTCGACATTGGCGACTACCTCGCCAGCGGCACCAAAATCGCTACCCTGCAGGATTTGAGCAGCCTCTACGCCGACTTCTACCTGCCCGAGCAATCGATCCCGAAACTGGCCATCGGTCAACCGGTGCAGATCTCGGTCTCCGCTTACCCCGGGCAAAACTTCGCCGGCAAGATCAGCGCAATCAACCCGATCGTTGAAAGCACCACGCGCAATATTCTGATCCGCGCCACCCTGGCCAACCCCGATGGCAAACTGCTGCCGGGCATGTTTGCCAGCCTTGAAGTGCTGCTGCCCGATCCGCAAAAACACATCGTTGTGCCGGAGAGCGCGATCACCTACACCCTCTACGGCAACTCGATCTACGTGGTCGGGCAGAAGAAAGCCGAGGACGGCAGCCTCGAAAAGGACGACAAAGGCCAACCAGTGCTGATCGCCGAACGCCGCTTCATCGAAACCGGTGAACGCCGCGATGGCCTGGTGATGATCAACAAGGGTGTGCAGAACGGCGAACAAGTGGTGACGGCTGGCCAGATCAAACTGGACAACGGCGCACACATCGCCATCAGCGACGACAAGACCCTCGGCGAGCAGAACAGTCCGCCTCGCGCCGACTGA
- a CDS encoding di-heme oxidoredictase family protein, with protein MPSLPLRLSALLLALGLSACDDAPRFTKAEPGEARSGGAATVRKTDQNAFSLPSANLPPSRRVDFSVGNSFFRSPWVIAPSTTTARDGLGPLFNTNACQNCHIKDGRGHPPTPDAANAVSMLVRLSIPDAPEYVRLIEQVGVVPEPVYGGQFQDMAVPGVAPEGKVRVDYTPVPVRFKDGTEVELRKPVLQITQLGYGPMHPDTRFSARVAPPMIGLGLLEAIPEEAILANAAAQAKAKNGIHGRPNQVWDDALQKTVMGRFGWKAGQPNLNQQNVHAFSGDMGLTTSLRPFDDCTDAQTACKQAPNGNGPDGEPEVSDNILRLVLFYSRNLAVPARRGINDEQVLAGKNLFFQAGCDSCHTPKYTTAANAAEPELANQVIRPYSDLLLHDMGDGLADNRTEFQASGRDWRTPPLWGIGLTQAVSGHTQFLHDGRARNLLEAVLWHGGEAQAAQQQVLSFNAEQRAALLAFLNSL; from the coding sequence ATGCCCTCGCTGCCTCTTCGCTTGTCCGCACTGCTGCTGGCCCTGGGCCTGAGTGCCTGCGATGACGCCCCGCGTTTCACCAAGGCCGAGCCCGGTGAAGCACGTTCGGGCGGTGCAGCGACCGTGCGCAAGACCGATCAGAACGCGTTCTCTCTGCCCTCGGCCAACCTGCCGCCGTCACGCCGAGTGGATTTCAGCGTCGGTAACAGCTTCTTCCGCAGCCCGTGGGTGATTGCGCCGTCGACCACCACAGCGCGCGATGGCCTCGGCCCGTTGTTCAACACCAACGCCTGCCAGAACTGCCATATCAAGGACGGTCGCGGTCATCCGCCGACGCCGGATGCCGCCAACGCGGTGTCGATGCTGGTCAGGCTGTCGATTCCCGACGCGCCGGAATATGTCCGGCTCATCGAGCAGGTTGGCGTGGTGCCGGAGCCGGTCTACGGCGGCCAGTTCCAGGACATGGCCGTGCCCGGCGTTGCCCCGGAAGGCAAGGTGCGCGTCGACTACACGCCAGTGCCCGTGCGTTTCAAGGACGGCACCGAAGTCGAACTGCGCAAACCGGTGTTGCAGATCACTCAACTCGGCTACGGCCCGATGCACCCGGACACGCGCTTTTCCGCACGCGTCGCGCCGCCGATGATCGGCCTCGGCCTGCTGGAAGCGATCCCCGAAGAAGCCATCCTCGCCAACGCCGCCGCACAGGCCAAAGCGAAAAACGGCATCCATGGCCGGCCCAATCAGGTCTGGGATGACGCCTTGCAGAAAACCGTCATGGGCAGATTTGGCTGGAAAGCCGGGCAACCGAACCTCAATCAACAGAATGTTCACGCGTTTTCGGGTGATATGGGCCTTACGACGAGTTTGAGACCCTTTGATGACTGCACCGACGCGCAAACTGCCTGCAAACAGGCACCGAATGGCAATGGCCCGGACGGCGAACCGGAAGTCAGCGACAACATTCTGCGTCTGGTGCTGTTCTACAGCCGTAACCTCGCCGTCCCTGCGCGTCGTGGCATCAACGACGAACAAGTGCTGGCCGGCAAGAACCTGTTTTTCCAGGCCGGTTGCGATTCCTGCCACACGCCGAAATACACCACCGCCGCCAACGCGGCCGAACCTGAGCTGGCCAATCAAGTGATTCGTCCGTACAGCGATCTGCTGCTGCATGACATGGGCGACGGTCTGGCCGACAACCGCACGGAATTCCAGGCCTCCGGCCGCGACTGGCGTACGCCGCCGTTGTGGGGGATTGGCCTGACGCAAGCGGTCAGCGGGCACACGCAGTTTTTGCATGACGGTCGCGCGCGCAATCTGCTCGAAGCGGTGCTCTGGCATGGCGGCGAAGCGCAAGCCGCGCAGCAACAGGTTTTGTCTTTCAATGCCGAGCAGCGTGCCGCGCTACTGGCGTTTTTGAACTCACTTTAA
- a CDS encoding DUF1513 domain-containing protein, translated as MLRRQVLTLGSALLGAVTLGGWTLFKRKDQSPLLLSARDDTDGKHYAVGYRLDGTRVFATEVGQRCHDILNHPTQPIALFVARRPGTESYLIDLRDGTLLQTVTSQPNRHFYGHAVVHRDGEYLYATENDTTDPGRGLLGVYKFEGERLVHTGEISTHGLGPHQVSWMPDGETLVVANGGIRTEAESRVDMNLNAMEPSLVLMQRDGTLLSKETLAQQMNSVRHLGIASDGTIVAGQQFMGASHERSELLAIKRPGQPFVAFPVPEHQLQSMGHYTASVAVHSDLRLVALTAPRGNRFFIWDLDSGEVRLDAPLPDCAGVGAVKDGFVVTSGQGRCRYYDCRQDELLAKPLELPAGLWDNHLHLMA; from the coding sequence ATGCTGCGACGTCAGGTTCTGACTTTAGGTAGTGCACTGCTGGGAGCAGTGACGCTGGGCGGCTGGACGCTGTTCAAACGCAAGGATCAGAGCCCGCTGTTGCTGTCGGCGCGCGACGACACTGACGGCAAGCACTACGCCGTCGGTTATCGGCTCGATGGCACGCGGGTGTTCGCCACCGAAGTCGGCCAGCGTTGCCACGACATCCTCAACCACCCGACGCAGCCGATCGCGCTGTTCGTCGCACGTCGCCCGGGCACCGAGAGTTACCTGATCGATCTGCGCGACGGCACGTTGCTGCAAACCGTGACGTCGCAGCCGAACCGGCATTTCTACGGTCACGCCGTGGTGCACAGGGACGGCGAATACCTGTACGCCACCGAGAACGACACGACCGATCCCGGTCGCGGTTTGCTCGGTGTGTACAAGTTCGAAGGCGAGCGGCTGGTGCACACGGGGGAGATTTCCACCCACGGCCTCGGCCCGCATCAAGTGTCGTGGATGCCTGATGGCGAGACGCTGGTGGTGGCCAATGGCGGGATTCGCACCGAGGCGGAAAGCCGCGTCGATATGAACCTCAACGCCATGGAGCCGAGCCTGGTCCTGATGCAGCGCGACGGCACGTTGCTGAGCAAGGAAACCCTCGCCCAGCAGATGAACAGCGTGCGCCATCTGGGCATTGCCAGCGACGGCACCATCGTCGCCGGCCAGCAATTCATGGGCGCCTCGCATGAGCGTTCGGAGCTGTTGGCGATCAAGCGGCCGGGGCAGCCATTCGTGGCCTTCCCGGTGCCGGAGCATCAGTTGCAGTCGATGGGGCATTACACCGCCAGTGTTGCGGTGCACAGCGACTTGCGCCTGGTCGCCCTGACGGCGCCGCGTGGCAACCGCTTCTTTATCTGGGATCTGGACAGCGGCGAAGTCCGCCTCGATGCGCCGCTGCCCGATTGCGCCGGTGTCGGTGCAGTGAAAGACGGCTTTGTCGTGACCTCCGGTCAAGGCCGTTGCCGTTACTACGATTGCCGTCAGGATGAGTTGCTGGCCAAACCGCTGGAGTTGCCGGCGGGGCTCTGGGACAACCATCTACACCTGATGGCGTAA
- a CDS encoding multidrug efflux RND transporter permease subunit codes for MAFTDPFIRRPVLATVVSLLIVLLGFQAWSKLPLRQYPQMENALITVTTAYPGANAETIQGYITQPMQQSLASAEGIDYMTSVSRQNFSVISIYARIGSNTDRLFTELLAKANEVKNKLPQDAEDPVLSKESADASALMYISFFSKDLSNPQITDYLSRVIQPKLATLPGMAEAEILGNQVFAMRLWLDPVKLAGFGLSASDVTNAVRQYNFLSAAGEVKGEYVVTSINANTELKSAEAFAAIPLKVSGDSRVLLSDVARVEMGAENYDSISSFGGTPSVYIGIKATPGANPLDVIKEVRKLMPELEAQLPPNLKSEIAYDATLFIQASIDEVVKTLFEAVLIVIVVVFLFLGALRSVVIPVVTIPLSMIGVMFFMQMMGYSMNLLTLLAMVLAIGLVVDDAIVVVENIHRHIEEGKTPFDAALEGAREIAMPVVSMTITLAAVYAPIGFLTGLTGALFKEFALTLAGAVVISGIVALTLSPMMCAFLLRHEENPSGLAHRLDRIFEGLKRRYQSMLHGTLNTRPVVLVFAVIVLCLIPVFLKFTKSELAPDEDQGIIFMMATAPQPTNLDYLSTYTDEFIKIFKEFPEYYSSFQINGYNGVQAGIGGFLLKPWNERSRTQMQILPEVQGKLGAIPGLQIFGFNLPSLPGTGEGLPFEFVVNTANDYELLLQVADRIKKRAMESGKFAFVDLDLAFDKPEVVVDIDRAKAAQMGVSMLDLGGTLATLLGEAEINRFTIEGRSYKVIAQVERPYRDNPDWLNNYYVKNTQGELLPLSTLIKVSDRARPRQLNQFQQLNAAKISGFPLVSMGEAIDTVLQIAREEAPAGFAFDYGGASRQFVQEGSALWVTFALALAIIFLVLAAQFESFRDPLVILVTVPLSICGALIPLFLGWSSMNIYTQVGLVTLIGLISKHGILIVEFANQLRKDKGLTAREAVEEAAAIRLRPVLMTTAAMVFGMVPLILATGAGAVSRFDIGMVIATGMSIGTLFTLFVLPCVYTLLAKPDPKQTA; via the coding sequence ATGGCTTTTACTGATCCGTTCATCCGCCGCCCGGTGCTCGCCACCGTGGTCAGCCTGTTGATTGTGCTTCTGGGCTTTCAGGCCTGGAGCAAGTTGCCGCTGCGCCAATACCCGCAAATGGAAAACGCCCTGATCACCGTGACCACCGCTTACCCCGGGGCCAACGCCGAAACCATTCAGGGCTACATCACCCAGCCGATGCAGCAAAGTCTGGCCAGCGCCGAGGGCATCGACTACATGACCTCGGTCAGCCGGCAGAACTTCTCGGTGATTTCGATCTACGCGCGCATCGGCTCCAATACCGACCGTTTGTTCACCGAGTTGCTGGCCAAGGCCAACGAAGTCAAGAACAAGCTGCCGCAGGACGCCGAAGACCCGGTGCTGAGCAAGGAGTCCGCCGATGCCTCGGCGCTGATGTACATCAGCTTCTTCAGCAAGGATTTGAGCAACCCGCAGATCACCGATTACCTGTCACGGGTGATCCAGCCAAAACTGGCCACGCTGCCGGGCATGGCCGAAGCAGAGATTCTCGGCAATCAGGTGTTCGCCATGCGCCTGTGGCTCGACCCGGTGAAACTCGCCGGTTTCGGCCTCAGCGCCAGCGATGTGACCAACGCCGTGCGCCAGTACAACTTCCTCTCCGCCGCCGGCGAAGTGAAAGGCGAGTACGTGGTCACCAGCATCAACGCCAACACCGAGCTGAAATCCGCCGAGGCTTTTGCGGCGATTCCGCTCAAGGTCAGTGGCGACAGCCGCGTGCTGCTCAGCGATGTCGCGCGGGTGGAAATGGGTGCGGAAAACTACGACTCGATCAGCTCCTTCGGTGGCACGCCGTCGGTGTACATCGGCATCAAAGCCACACCGGGCGCCAACCCGCTGGACGTGATCAAGGAAGTGCGCAAGCTGATGCCGGAGCTGGAAGCGCAACTGCCGCCGAACCTGAAAAGCGAGATCGCTTACGACGCTACGCTGTTTATTCAGGCCTCCATTGATGAAGTGGTGAAAACCCTGTTCGAAGCGGTGCTGATCGTTATCGTCGTGGTGTTCCTGTTCCTCGGCGCGCTACGTTCGGTGGTGATCCCGGTGGTGACCATTCCGCTGTCGATGATCGGCGTGATGTTCTTCATGCAGATGATGGGCTACTCGATGAACCTGTTGACGCTGCTGGCAATGGTGCTGGCCATCGGTCTGGTCGTCGACGACGCTATTGTCGTGGTGGAGAACATCCACCGGCACATCGAGGAAGGCAAGACGCCGTTTGATGCGGCGCTGGAAGGCGCGCGAGAAATCGCCATGCCGGTGGTCTCGATGACCATCACCCTGGCGGCGGTGTATGCGCCGATCGGTTTTCTCACCGGGCTGACCGGGGCGTTGTTCAAGGAGTTTGCGCTGACCCTGGCCGGCGCGGTGGTGATTTCCGGGATCGTCGCCCTGACCCTGTCGCCGATGATGTGCGCGTTTTTGCTGCGTCACGAGGAAAACCCCAGCGGCCTGGCGCACCGCCTCGACCGTATCTTCGAAGGCCTCAAGCGCCGCTATCAGAGCATGCTGCACGGCACGCTGAACACGCGCCCGGTGGTGCTGGTGTTCGCGGTGATCGTGCTGTGCCTGATCCCGGTGTTCCTCAAATTCACCAAATCGGAGCTGGCCCCGGACGAAGATCAGGGCATCATTTTCATGATGGCCACTGCGCCGCAGCCGACCAACCTTGATTACCTGAGCACCTACACCGACGAATTCATCAAGATCTTCAAGGAGTTTCCGGAGTACTACTCCTCGTTCCAGATCAACGGCTACAACGGTGTACAGGCGGGGATCGGCGGTTTCCTGCTCAAGCCGTGGAACGAACGCAGCCGCACGCAGATGCAGATCCTCCCCGAGGTGCAAGGCAAACTGGGCGCCATCCCCGGCCTGCAGATTTTCGGCTTCAACCTGCCCTCCTTGCCCGGCACCGGCGAAGGCTTGCCGTTCGAGTTTGTGGTCAACACCGCCAACGATTACGAACTGCTGCTGCAAGTCGCCGACCGGATCAAGAAACGCGCGATGGAATCCGGCAAATTCGCCTTCGTCGACCTTGATCTGGCGTTCGACAAACCCGAGGTGGTGGTCGATATCGACCGCGCCAAAGCGGCGCAGATGGGCGTGTCGATGCTGGATCTCGGTGGCACGCTGGCGACGCTGCTGGGCGAGGCGGAAATCAACCGGTTCACCATCGAAGGGCGCAGCTACAAGGTGATCGCCCAGGTCGAACGGCCATACCGCGATAACCCGGACTGGCTGAACAACTATTACGTGAAAAACACTCAGGGCGAGTTGCTGCCACTGTCGACGCTGATCAAGGTCAGCGACCGCGCACGACCGCGTCAGCTCAACCAGTTCCAACAGCTCAACGCGGCGAAGATTTCCGGGTTCCCGCTGGTCAGCATGGGCGAAGCCATCGACACCGTGCTGCAGATCGCCCGGGAAGAAGCGCCGGCCGGGTTTGCCTTCGACTATGGCGGCGCCTCACGCCAGTTCGTCCAGGAAGGCAGTGCCTTGTGGGTGACGTTTGCCTTGGCCCTGGCGATTATCTTTCTGGTGCTGGCGGCGCAGTTCGAGAGCTTCCGCGATCCGCTGGTGATTCTGGTGACGGTGCCGTTGTCGATCTGCGGGGCGTTGATTCCGCTGTTCCTTGGTTGGTCGAGTATGAACATCTACACTCAGGTCGGGCTGGTGACGCTGATCGGCCTGATCAGTAAACACGGGATTCTGATCGTCGAGTTCGCCAACCAGTTGCGCAAGGACAAAGGCCTGACGGCGCGTGAAGCCGTTGAGGAAGCGGCGGCGATTCGTTTGCGGCCGGTGTTGATGACCACGGCGGCGATGGTGTTTGGCATGGTGCCGTTGATTCTGGCCACGGGTGCTGGGGCGGTCAGCCGGTTTGATATCGGTATGGTGATTGCCACGGGGATGTCGATTGGCACGTTGTTTACGCTGTTTGTCTTGCCGTGCGTGTACACCCTGCTGGCGAAACCCGATCCCAAACAAACCGCGTAA
- a CDS encoding lipopolysaccharide kinase InaA family protein: protein MAVQFAAETDVAPQDRFDFYWNQRGEWVEEPNVRRGGESGVQRVVGRDGQLLYAKRQTGHIYRSWLHPFGRPTVLRELDALTGVSKLGVRVPEIVFCGAQPDPQHKWRALLVTKSLDGFQELEHWLAAAGGRDQCGDVVYERVLKDLAENLARMHKGRWQHSCIYIKHVFVRVTGEGESAKVEVALIDLEKCRQRLTAYRAASHDMKQLRRHSSFRDADWKKLVYFYETAFGSAIKGL, encoded by the coding sequence ATGGCAGTGCAATTTGCAGCAGAAACGGATGTCGCTCCGCAAGATCGCTTTGACTTTTACTGGAACCAGCGCGGCGAGTGGGTGGAAGAGCCCAACGTTCGACGTGGCGGGGAAAGTGGCGTGCAAAGGGTCGTGGGGCGCGATGGTCAACTGCTGTACGCCAAGCGCCAGACTGGTCATATCTATCGCAGTTGGTTGCACCCTTTTGGCCGTCCTACTGTTTTGCGTGAACTTGATGCGCTGACCGGCGTAAGCAAGCTCGGTGTGCGCGTGCCAGAAATCGTTTTTTGCGGCGCCCAGCCTGATCCGCAGCACAAATGGCGCGCGCTGCTGGTGACCAAGTCCCTGGACGGTTTCCAGGAACTGGAACATTGGCTGGCGGCTGCCGGCGGTCGCGATCAGTGTGGCGATGTGGTTTATGAGCGCGTGCTCAAGGACCTCGCCGAGAACCTGGCGCGCATGCACAAGGGCCGTTGGCAGCACAGCTGCATCTACATCAAACACGTGTTTGTGCGCGTGACCGGCGAAGGCGAGTCGGCCAAGGTCGAGGTCGCTTTGATCGATCTGGAGAAATGCCGCCAGCGTCTGACCGCCTATCGCGCCGCTTCCCACGACATGAAGCAATTGCGCCGCCATTCGTCGTTCCGCGACGCGGACTGGAAAAAACTCGTCTACTTTTATGAGACGGCGTTTGGCAGCGCTATCAAAGGTTTATAG